A window of Pyrus communis chromosome 3, drPyrComm1.1, whole genome shotgun sequence genomic DNA:
GTTTTTGGGTGAAATTGAAGGAGGGATCGATTGGGTTCGAAGTAAGGATTGACATGACACCGGTCTCTTCGTCAACAGTGGCCAGAATAAAGGGATATGGCCAGGTCGGGTCGGCGGATTGAAGAGGGGATCCAGTTCCCTCattctcttctccttcttctccttcatttccccCCTGATTGGTCACTCTCCCTCCTTTTCTCTCCCGCAACTCTCTCTTTCCCCCTCTCTCCTACTACCATCTGCGaacttctaattttaattttaattttatttatttaaacaacTAAAATGTCTCTAATTTATTCGTTTCAACTTAGATTCGCGAACGGTTTTCGCTTACACGCTCGTAGGATCGAGCTCTATCCAATTATACTTAGTGTGACCTCGTACCGTCCACAGATTTTTAATGATTATTGACCAAAATTCAAACTTcgtaattagtttaattaaaatctaaatttaataaaatttaatataaattctcgaaaataatataaaatctcgttaatacaaatacgtagttTACAATAGTGAAATTCAAGAACGGGATTTCACATCAGCTATTACCAAAATATGTAGAAAGCCGtattcattatatttttttaattattttctgtcCAATTTCTAGGttaataaaactaaaacaaaaaatgaaaaaaaaaactaaatcaaacTTGACcgaatttaaaaagaaaaacaaactaaaataatcatgtttctttttaacaaattgCAAAAACGAAATTGAGCTAATTTGTAATTTcagtttgatttttaattttaaaaaaaattgaaccaaataTACCGAACTCACACATGCCAAATTTCCACCTCTATAAATTGACCTTCATACAATAGGCAGGAAGGTCAATTTATAGAGGTGGAAATTTGTTGGAATTCCTGCCTATTGTATGAAGGTCAATTTATGTCCACACAAAGTGTATGtgaacattttatttatttatttttaaaatgagagGAGGGAGGAAGTGAGTGAGGGAGAACGTGTGGGTGGgaaaagagatttttttttttttttttttatattagaaatatattttttttcttgaaaaaaatgatattatctacaataaagGAAAGAGACAGAGTTTAACTATACAaaaagctagcaataatatggttcaaatttgcctttggttagagtcgaatctaagacctcttactttcaaatttgattttccattttttattttgctttaatttCTAGAATATCTCAAATGGAAAGAGAACCGCCTAAGTCCCGTTCAAAAATGTCAATGGAGTTGGACAAAATTAGCAACTTACCAAGTGATGCTGGCATTTGCTCGACTTCGAATGTTAAGAGTTGCAAATGACCAAAGACATGGAAGTTCCAACAATTTGCTCAAATTTTTTGTTCATCTGCCTTGTATTCGAAGGCTTCATATTGAAAATTACTTATTAAAGGTAATGGATTTTGTGGTTCATAGTTTTCAGTCAGTAATCAGATTTTCTGGCAATCAGAATTTGACCTTATACTTTCAATCTTCTGTTTTCTGAACCCTTATGCACCAGTATTTAGCTGTCGGAGTCTTACCAGGAAAGCTTCCTTAACCGCGCCGAGACCTGAACTTTCTGTCTATACACATAAGCTTCAATGTTTTAACTACTTTCTGTCTTCTGAGAAGCTTCATTGCTCTACACGAGCTTGAAATTCGGGTGAGTTTAATTTTATTCTGTTGATGCATGCATATCCTGGTGTTGAATTAAGAACGTCGACCCAACTCTTACTCAAGAAATTGTAGTATCTGATGATACACTTGTGTAGGCCAATAAAGAAGATCAGGCTGTTGTGGCCCTTGTGGGAGATGTGAACTATGGGTTAGACAACAACCAGAATTGCTTATTGACCAAACTGCGACTTGTGAAAATAACCGACATCTATGGTGTCGAAGCTGAACTAGATTTCATCAGGTTTTTGCTTTCAAGTTCACCTGTGCTCGAGAAGATGATTGTTGCACCTGCTACTGTCAATGATATTCTACTTGGACCCTTGATTTATCCGGGAAACAGGTTTGGCAGATAAGATAAGAGGACTTGCCGGCAGAAACTGAATGTGGGTTTTGATAGTTTGGTACAAAGATCTGtaatgtatgtatgcatgtttCTCTGAACaatgtgaatttgaatttgaatttgggcACGCCAGATGACAGTCCTATTATATATCAAACGACGCCAATATCCGTCGTTTCTTTTTACTAATCTCATGTTCAACTTTGGCTCTGATATTAAATTTTGACCTTAAGATGTCTGATGGAATGCCTCGAGTACAGGAGAAGACtaatttggaagtgcttttagaatGGATTGAAAGCACTTTTGGAAACACTTTGGTCGAAAAAGTTGAAAGTTGCAAGATCCTCTCCTCCTGGAGTTGCTAAATGAACATTTAGGATGCGCTTGAAGCAAGCAAACTAGAAGAAATTACATGGAAAGCAATTTTTGGTTTTCGATTCTGCTGTACTGGTCATTGCTATGCATCATGTGTTATACAATTACCTAAAAGAAAAGGTTTTGTTCAGATAACCTCCAGAATCGAGGGCAATGCCTGATTGCTCTCCGTTTTTGGGATAGCACGACAACAATTCTCGATTGTTCAACAACGAGTTTTAGAACAAAACTGATCTCATTTCTAACATATGGAGTTTTACATATTACAAGTCATCAAAATTAATCGTAAAGTCGCTAGACCAATAAATGTCTCTAGAATATGTAGCTTCCATAAGGCAGTCCGAGTCTTCCAAGGCTTTGTCCATGGACTCTGCTAAATCTGCCTCCCATAAGCCTAACCTGCAGACTCTCTTGTAAGTTTCATAATTCGATGCTCTTAGGCCCTCCGAAATGATCTCCCTTAAAGAACCACAAATCTCTTCACTACTCACGGCATCCAGAAAAGTTTGGGATAAAGAGGGTTCCCAGAAAACAACAATGGCACAGCTCTTATCCACTAACCGAACATCAAATTCTTCAGAGAAGACGGCATGTGACTTGTGCAACAAGCTCTTGAGCATCCCCGCAGTCATCCCACTTCTGAATCCCCATAAGAATACTAAATCTTCACAGCTGACCTTTCTCATATTCTTTGTCCAGACTCTGACATCCTCATTGGTTGATTCTTGGGGGCCGGAAATATATTTGTACTCTTCGAGGGCTGGATCCAACAGTGCATTGTTAGATACCATAGCATTTTCGGAAATTTTCAGAATGGAGCAGAGCTTTGCAAAAAAGTAGCACATCTTCACAACACAAAGATTATGAATGTTGCCTTCATTTTCTGTAGATAACAACTCAAAATAAGTTAGGTTTGCTCTGAAGTAAAGAGGGCATGATGGAAACCAATCTCACAAAAATTAGGTCAAAATATCTTCGAAGCAATGATTTGACACAAGAAATTCACTAGAGAACCAAGTAAACCCACAAGAGCAACAAACATGGGATTACTGCACTCTATCCGACTGTGTCTGTGTGTTACGTGAAAACTAAGGGTATTGACATACCTTGAGGCGAAATTTCCATATCAATGGGTGCAAAGTAATGATTATTCAAGTATGAAATAGCTGCATGAATATTGGTCATCGTCCTTAGAGGGCCAATATTCTTCATCAGATGGCTGATATCAAGTATGTGGGGGAAAACGGAGCGCAAGGAACCCACAAACTCATCTACATTAATCGGCAGGGGAGAGAGAAACTCTGAATGAATAACTGTGAAATCTGCACAAAGCAAAATTAAACTATAAGTTGAGAAACTAGAAAAGAACAGAGGCCAAGTCAAGGGCATTAAAGCTTACAGATATTTATTAAATAGAGATACACCATTAAGGGAATTGTGGGAGACAACAGGTTTCTGTGAAGCAGAAATCAAATCGATCACCTCTCGAAATCCACGAACTCTCTTGTTCTGTTCCTCCTCGAGGTTTTGAAGCTCTCTCTGTAAGCACACATTCAAACCAAATGTTTTATAAAAAGCCTGATGATGCAAAACAGCAAGACTTGAAAATCATGTCACTACCTCAAACAATTCCTTGTCCTCTTTAGAACTTGTCAAAACAACACGAACAGCCTGAGTTCCTCCGCCCTTTGCTGGGATTATTAAAGGAACAAGGTCATCAGAGAACCCTTTCAACATCTGTaaccaatgaaaaaaaaacactgaATGGgataaaattctaattaaatataCCGGCATGGCAGCACCAGAAAAAAAGGATTAAAAAGAACAAACGATCAACATACCTCCAGTGTAAGCTGCACTTGACGTTCACTACAAACATCTAGATCCATGCAAGGTCTTGTTCCGTACATTTCACTTCGCATTACAATTTTTCTTAAGGAACTCAACAGAGCATCTGCAAAATGAAAAGAGGAAACACATTGGTAACGGATGTAAATAGAATCTAGAACCTTTTTCTGTCCTtaccatctttctttgtgcTTTTAAATGCAGTTTTCCAACGCTTAACTCGCGATTTAATTCTTTCAACGAAAACTGTATCAGCAATGGTATGGGTCGAAGAAGTGTTCGTTACATAGCTGATGGCGGCCGGATTCCCTATCCGAACTTTAGCTGCAGATTCCTGTGCTCTAGACAAATACGAGATACCTTTCTCattacaaaaacacaaaatctcAAAACAACAGACTTGCAAAATCCCAAATTGTACAGTTTCCCCAATTCATCGAGACAAATTTCTTAACTTCAGTAATTTCTTCTCTAGTTTTTGTAAAAATGTTAACTTGGGTAAAATCATATTCCACAAAATTAGAAACTGGGGAGTGATTAACACCAAAACTTCACAGGGAAGGCTTACCATTATATATGCAGGCATTGAAATCAAAACCTTCTTCCACCATGGAAGTCAAATGTGATGTTTGAACTGAAAAGCTATAAGTTGGCATCCCCATCTTCAATTCATCCCTTGGGAACAATACAAAGTTGTATCTGCACCAAAATCATCAAACTCACATCACCGAGTCACATtattatacatatacatatatatatatatgtaaatttatatgtgtatgtataggTATAGTAAGAGTGTACGGACGGGTGAGGGGTGAGCTTAGAGGCTCTGAGAGTGAACGGCCAGGCGGCGAACTGGAGAAGCTGGAACCGCTCGGCGGCGTACTTGGCCTTGAAATACGACGTGTCGACGGTGTCGAAGGGCTGGGGGCGGTGCCACGGCGCACGATACGACCCCGTTTTCTGCAGCGAGACGGCCACGAAGTCGGAACTAGACAGGTGGTTCTTGAACTCCTCCAGGGACTCGGAAAAATTGGACTTCGTCACCTTCTTCACGGCCCATTTCCTTGAGACATTGGTTGTGGTGGTGCTGAGAAAACGGCGCCGTATTTGTGGAGGCAGAGACGCCATGGTTTTCTTCTCTCCAGCGTCAACTCAGCCGCTACCTGTATCTGTACGtgcgtttttaaattttgacagGGATTTAGAAGTTTGATCGGCATTACACAAAATAGGTTTTTTAAAATGACCGAAAatgtttagagaatttttttAGGACATCCAACGAGCTCTTATGtattaatatattttgaaaacttcaattttaatttattaaaaatcatTTATCTTTATATTTAAGAACTATACGATTGTAGGAATTTTGGTTAACATCGCTATCGGAGATGCTCTTAAGGGCTTTAGGGCATGAGAATGTAGCTAGGCAAAGCGTATACCATGGAGATGCTCGTcccatttgtttcttcaatcttcaTTTACCAAACAAACCAGAGTATTTGGGCCCATTAAAAGAGCGGTGGCCCAGTATTATCAGGTAACAAATAAACCAAAGTCACGTGACACGTGGTAGTCGCAGATCGCGAGCCATCATTTCCCCAATTGCAATCGATTAGGGCATTTTGAAGTTGGAAGCTTTATATATGTGAAACCACCAAAACCCACAACGAGCCGAGCGAACGACTGCGTCTCCAACTATAAACTCCGGCAGACCTTCGATCGCCGCTCAAGCAGTCATCGAGCTCCTCTGTCACCTCCTCCGTCAAACCCTCATCACCTCCATCTGCTCTCCTCGAGGTTTGAGACTTTTCTTCATAGCCGCCGTTTATTTTCTTTGctgaatcatttttcttttttgtttgcaTTGCTCGTTTAAATTAGCAATCTTTTTCTGCAATCcaatatgaaatgaaaatgtttttgtttttttaaataataataattttggtTGATACAGTAATAAATGAGTgcataatataaaaaatgaagGGTTGTATGGTGTTAAGCGGGaagtattttaatttatgaaacaaattttgaggGTTATGTGATTAAAGTTTGTTTCTTtgctattatttttgtttattttttgaaaatattgaGGTTTATGTGATTTGAGCtagctttatttatttttattttaataatgcAGGTGTGTTTGTGTTTTAAGTATGTGTTCATTTCTCTATACATGTCAAATTCCTAGCTATTTTGCACCTTTCCATGTCGGAGATTTCCgggttgatttttgttttgtttgttattgCAGTGTGGGGTGTGTGCATTCATATTAAGAGGGTTTTCAAGTGCAGTGAAGCTTTTTCTTGGGTACTAAATTTGTCGATTTATCTGGCTACTGTGGGTTTGATATAATCATCATGCCTTTCCCAAGCAAGTTTCGCCTTATTTCGTACTCCCAAGAGTTGGTAGATGGTCAACCGCTGTATGCTTCTTCAAACTGCCTTCCTGTCAAGGCTTTGAATCATGAACCAGCTGGGCATTCTTTCCATGCTGTCGCTTTGAAGCTTCGTGGGTGTgtggaggaaaagaaagaagttGAAGATAGGAAGGTGGTCAATAACAAGGAACAGACTTCTATACCATCATTTGATTCGTACAGCAGCAAAGGTAAGAAGAAATCTGGTGGCGAAGGCAAAGAGCAAGATCACTATGCACTGTTAGGTTTGAGTCATTTAAGATACCTTGCAACTGAGGAGCAGATAAGAAAAAGCTATCGTGAGACTGCCCTGAAATACCACCCTGACAAACAGGCTTCTCTTCTTCTCAATGAGGAAACTGAAGctgcaaaacaaacaaagaaggatGAGATAGAGGGTCACTTTAAGTCCATCCAAGAAGCGTATGAGGTGTTAATTGATCCTGTGAAGAGAAGGATCTATGACTCCACTGATGAGTTTGATGATGAGATCCCCACTGAATGTGCCCCACAGGACTTCTTCAGAGTGTTTGGTCCTGCTTTTATGAGGAATGGGCGGTGGTCAGTTACCCAACCAATCCCATTTTTAGGTGATGAGAATACTCCACTGAAGGAAGTAGACAATTTCTATGACTTCTGGTACACCTTCAAGAGTTGGAGAGAGTTCCCACATGCGGACGAGTTTGATCTTGAGCAAGCGGAGTCTCGTGACCATAAGAGATGGATGGAGAGGCAGAATGCAAAACTTTCAGAAAAGGCTAGGAAGGAGGAGTATGCACGAATTCGTACACTTGTTGACAATGCATATAAAAGAGACCCGAGAATACAGAGGAGAAAGGAAGCAGAGAAAGCTGAGAAGCAGAGGAAAAAAGAGGCCAAATATATGGCTAAGAAATTACAGGAGGAGGAAGCAGCCAGGGCTGCAGAAGAGGAGAGGAGACGGAAAGAAGAGGATGCCAAACGAGCTGCAGAAACAGCTTTACAGCAGAAGAAGCTGAAGGACAAAGAGAAGAAGCTCCTGCGGAAAGAGCGGGCTCGCCTTCGAACAATTTCAGGGCCTGTTACTTCGAAGCATTTGCTCAATCTTTCTGAGGATGACGTGGAAAGTCTCTGTTCGTCTCTTGGTACCGAGCAGCTTAggagtatatgtgagaagatggagggcaaagaggggctgcagaGAGCAGAAGTCCTTAGAGATGCATGTGGATATAAAGACGATTTGGTGGgtaagaaagaagaagagaagaaagcaGAACAGCAGAATGGTTCCGTGAAGTCCAATGGTACCGTTCAGTTAGCCAGCTAtgagaagaaggaagagaagCCTTGGAGCAGAGAAGAAATTGAGCTTTTGAGAAAAGGAGTGGTAAAATTTCCAAAAGGAACATCTCGGAGGTGGGAGGTTGTTTCAGATTATATTGGTACTGGAAGATCCGTTGAAGAAATTTTGAAGGCAACAAAAACAGTCCTCCTCCAGAAACCTGATTCTAGCAAAGCTTTTGATTCTTTTCTTGAAAAGAGGAAACCCTCACCATCTATTGCTTCTCCACTTACTACCAGAGTCGAAGTAGAAGGGGTACTGACTACTCAGGCCACTGAAACACCTGCCGTGAAGACAGATGAAGCGGGAGAGTCGTCAAGCGTAAGTGCAAAAGACCAAACTCCTACAAATCCGATTGTTGAAAATGGATTGTTGTCAGGTTCCGAGCAAGATGTATGGTCTGCTGTACAAGAAAAAGCGCTGGTTCAGGCTCTGAAAACCTTTCCAAAGGATGCCGCTCAGCGTTGGGAGCGAGTTGCTGCTGCTGTTCCAGGGAAGTCTGTGGTTCAATGCAAGAAGAAATTTGCGTTGCTGAAGGAAAGCTTTAGAAACAAGAAGAGTACCGCTTAAGTTGCCGCAGTTTCCTAATGTTGCCAAAGATTAGTAAGGTGCTTGAGAAGATCGTTCTGAGCATCTATCCTACATTTCTAATTCTTTCTAGGTAAAGATTCAGTTTCTGCCATATGGATTTTTCTGTAGAGCCATACAGGTCTTTAGCTACTTTCGACGAGGGGTTATATTTTGTATCGCTTTCCAGAGCATGTTTTTCGTTTTGCTATATCGGGGATTTACTGCACTGAGAGATCTGTGGAAGGTCTGCAGGTGCATGGAAATAGGAAGAGGATATTCATTAATGTTGAGATTagtttgatgtttttttttagtagGGATCCTGTTGAATCTCATTGGTAGAGGGAATGGATTCTATTTGACAaccaaattatatattttacttttcactCAAATCGTGTTAATTTCTCATGTGGCTATGGAGGTTATCTTCGTGATTAGGGACGCAGATTCGAACATAGGTGCAAATGACCGTCGTACCAAACAATTACCATGTGATAACATTACGTGACGTTGGACCAAAAAATTACTtgttagaaaaaagaaatgtaTCCTAAATTCCTATGCTGCTGAAAGAACACCAAAATTAGATGTGCTTTGCATGAACTAATTAATGAGACGGGAAATCATACATCATCCCTCAATCTTCATTTTACAGCAACCTTCAGAAATCCCAGCACTGTCCAGATTACTTTGCTAGTTTGCTGCCTCAAGCTGTGCCCGTATCGAATCTGGATTTGACATTTTGTTAATGCTGCAAGAACAGAGATCAAATgacatcaaacaatttgattAAGTTTCTATAGTTTATCCCCAAGGCAGAATTCATTTACGCAACACATCATTTCTTTTCGGGACTAGATAAAACTCACTGGATCAAAAGCAAATCTCCTCCGGATTCCGACTTTTCTTCCGAAATCCATTCTGGAACCAGATCTAGAAGGTAAGCTGCTCTTCAACTTCATCTATGAAGAGAATAGAAAAGGAGTTAGGTTCACCAGGAGCTTTCGTGAACCGTAATGGAAATGATTTACTTTTATACGATGGCTTACTTGTGTCGGTAAATTCAAAGTTATTCCAAATTAGCTTGTGCACAAGCTCTTCTTTTGTGATGGCAGAACAGTTGACAGACTAAAATACGAAATGAATCATGTCGACGAGCTTAGGTAGGCCGGAAATCCTCTGTTGATCCCTCTTTGCATGTGAGATGACTGGAATTTGCTCCTCCATTACCGTCCTCTCCTCATCTTTGAGCTGTAGAAAGATGAATGGATACTTCTAAAAAATGTTGTTCATATATTCAAGTCCAGGTAGATGCAAGGAAATGCTGCATAAAGCACGCCTTAATGATTGATACTGcgattgattttcaacaatggtTCCAAAAACTTTCATAACCTCGAGGGCAATTATATACATCTATGTTGAACAAATACAAttcttcttcaaactcaaacaaacaaaatacataTTGTAACGACCCGTCCTGGATTTTACATAACGTCAAGGGCAATTTCGAGATTTCACTTTGGTTAGGGTGTTTATTTTAAATGGTTGCTTTTGGTCTTGTTTGGTGCGCCTTGTGGGGCCCACCCTTACACCTTGGTCCCCCGACCCAGTTCCACAGTTGACACGTGGGCCACGCGTGGGTGCGCTTAGAGGGCTGTTATGGCCGGCGTGTAGAGCACACGCGCCTCTGCCGCCGTCCACGGTGGCACCGACGACTTTTCCAGCCAACTTTCCAACAACTCAACTCAGCATGTGGAGGCGCGTGTAGTAACGCATGGCCCCCGAGCCGCCACCCCATGACTGCCTGTGCGGTGGCTCGTGGGGTACCCGAGGTCCCCTCTTAGTTTTTTCAACATCCTGAATCCGTTTTCGAcatccgttttcccaaattcaatcattttagtacagttttattaattggtccctttatgtgcttaagtGCATTTATTTGTGGTGTTTCCGTCTTCTCTAGTTTGCACGGCTCTTCGACAACGGAGTAtctatgagtggaccccttctaaaatgcatgattttattattagaaatgcatacatgaaaagcaagATTTTATGACTACGTTTATGAATAAATCGGatttatgctttatgaaatatcatgctttagCGGATTTACGTTCtttgaaatatttatgattATATATTTACGAACATGGTTTATGATGATGTTTTGAGCTAGAACGCTCTATggtttatgatatgatgtttgagttATTGAGCTCCGATGATATATGTTTTGGAAAAattatgttcatgattttcTGTGCTTACTTAGTgaatgatacttatatatgaCTTCGATTAGGTGATGAAGGGCCTTCGGGCAAATGATACctatatatggcttcggtcgGGTGGCTTCGGTCGGGTGATGAAGGGCCTTCGGGCGAATGATACCTATATATGGCTTCAGTCGGGTGATGAAGGCgaatgatacttatatatggTTTCAGTCGGGCGAAGTAGTGCCTTCGAGTAGAAGATAattatatatggcttcggtcgGGCGATGTAGTGGCTTCGGGCAATTATGATACCATTTCTAAGCACATTTTATATGAtatatgaaaggttttatggcatgctagagttttcagaaaacctattacttattatactatatgagttttctaaacTGGGGTTTAGTACATTTGAagaataattgttttagtattatttatttataaacttggtccactcatgttttgttttacgttcctctcaggacttagaatcgaggcgtacaatcctGGCATCAAGGCACTCCCGCATCagtatcttcgagtcctctcggcgTAGGACCCTTCCCTTTGTTCGATACTTTTATAATATTCTTTCTACAATGTTctggattagttgtatgctctgaacacgttccacaATTGCATATTCAATATGGTTTAATTTAcgaattttatttatgtttgttcATTCTTCACAGTTCTCTTGCATTTTAAtttggcttcgtcacctttggGTGTCAGCCAGTACGTGTCTACCCTAGTGTTTGAG
This region includes:
- the LOC137730069 gene encoding poly(A)-specific ribonuclease PARN-like, producing MASLPPQIRRRFLSTTTTNVSRKWAVKKVTKSNFSESLEEFKNHLSSSDFVAVSLQKTGSYRAPWHRPQPFDTVDTSYFKAKYAAERFQLLQFAAWPFTLRASKLTPHPYNFVLFPRDELKMGMPTYSFSVQTSHLTSMVEEGFDFNACIYNGISYLSRAQESAAKVRIGNPAAISYVTNTSSTHTIADTVFVERIKSRVKRWKTAFKSTKKDDALLSSLRKIVMRSEMYGTRPCMDLDVCSERQVQLTLEMLKGFSDDLVPLIIPAKGGGTQAVRVVLTSSKEDKELFERELQNLEEEQNKRVRGFREVIDLISASQKPVVSHNSLNDFTVIHSEFLSPLPINVDEFVGSLRSVFPHILDISHLMKNIGPLRTMTNIHAAISYLNNHYFAPIDMEISPQENEGNIHNLCVVKMCYFFAKLCSILKISENAMVSNNALLDPALEEYKYISGPQESTNEDVRVWTKNMRKVSCEDLVFLWGFRSGMTAGMLKSLLHKSHAVFSEEFDVRLVDKSCAIVVFWEPSLSQTFLDAVSSEEICGSLREIISEGLRASNYETYKRVCRLGLWEADLAESMDKALEDSDCLMEATYSRDIYWSSDFTINFDDL
- the LOC137727984 gene encoding uncharacterized protein, with the translated sequence MPFPSKFRLISYSQELVDGQPLYASSNCLPVKALNHEPAGHSFHAVALKLRGCVEEKKEVEDRKVVNNKEQTSIPSFDSYSSKGKKKSGGEGKEQDHYALLGLSHLRYLATEEQIRKSYRETALKYHPDKQASLLLNEETEAAKQTKKDEIEGHFKSIQEAYEVLIDPVKRRIYDSTDEFDDEIPTECAPQDFFRVFGPAFMRNGRWSVTQPIPFLGDENTPLKEVDNFYDFWYTFKSWREFPHADEFDLEQAESRDHKRWMERQNAKLSEKARKEEYARIRTLVDNAYKRDPRIQRRKEAEKAEKQRKKEAKYMAKKLQEEEAARAAEEERRRKEEDAKRAAETALQQKKLKDKEKKLLRKERARLRTISGPVTSKHLLNLSEDDVESLCSSLGTEQLRSICEKMEGKEGLQRAEVLRDACGYKDDLVGKKEEEKKAEQQNGSVKSNGTVQLASYEKKEEKPWSREEIELLRKGVVKFPKGTSRRWEVVSDYIGTGRSVEEILKATKTVLLQKPDSSKAFDSFLEKRKPSPSIASPLTTRVEVEGVLTTQATETPAVKTDEAGESSSVSAKDQTPTNPIVENGLLSGSEQDVWSAVQEKALVQALKTFPKDAAQRWERVAAAVPGKSVVQCKKKFALLKESFRNKKSTA